The following nucleotide sequence is from Streptomyces leeuwenhoekii.
GCCGCCGGTGCGGAACGCCTCGATGGCGAGCCGTTCCTGCTCGGCGGTGGGCGCGGCGTCCTCGGGGTCGGCGGGCGCGTCCCCGGAGAGCATCGCCGAGACCCGGGCGACCAGGTCGGCGACGAGCAGGGCGCGCCAGGACGACCAGGCGGCGGGCCCGGTGGCCAGGGCGTCCGCCTCGGTCAGGGCGTGCAGCAGCTCCAGCGTGCCCTGGCTGCCGACCGCCTCGGCGACCGAGCGGACGGTGTCCGGGTCGTCCAGGTCGCGCCGGGTGGCGGTCTCGACGAGCAGCAGGTGGTGGCGTACGAGGGTGGCGACGACGGCGACGTCCGCGTGGTCGAAGCCGATGCGGGCGGCCACGTCGCGGGCGATGATCTCGCCGGCCACCGAGTGGTCGCCGGGCCAGCCCTTGCCGATGTCGTGCAGCAGGGCGGCGACGAGCAGCAGGTCGGGGCGGCTGACGCGGCGGGTGAACGCGGCGGCGCGGACGGCGGTCTCGATGAGGTGCCGGTCGACGGTCCACACATGGACGGCGTTGCGCTGGGGGCGGCAGCGGACCCGCTCCCAGTCCGGCAGGAGGCGGGTGATCAGCCCCTCCGCCTCCAGCGCCTCCCAGACCTCGACGGTGGGGCGGCCGGAACCGAGCAGGGTGACGAGCTGCTCGCGCGCCTCGGCGGGCCACGGCGCGGGCAGGGGGCGCGCGGTGGCCGCGAGGCGCCGTACGGCGTGCGGGGAGAGCGGGAGCCCGGCCTGCGCGGCGGCGGCCGCGGCGCGCAGCGCAAGCACGGGGTCGCGTTCGGGGCGCGCGGCGCGGGCGAGCACCACCTCGCCGTCCTGCTCCACCACACCCTCCGCCAGCGGCGACCGCTCGGCGGCCGGTTTCCCCCCGCTCAGCGCCCTCCCGTCGCCCGTCACCGCCCTTCTGAGGAAGTCGCCCCGCTCCCTCGCCAGGGTGCGCAGGCGCGGGCGCACCGCGCGCGACCGCAGCACGCGCCCCACTTCGCGCCAGGTGACATCACTGGCGTACGCGATGACCCGCGCCGCCTCGTACACCTGCCGCAGCAGGGTGTCGGCGTCGAGCAGGCCGAGCTCGGCCGCGACCTGGTCCTGCTCCTGGAGGGCGAGCCGGTCGGTCGCCCGGCCCGTGGCCAGGTGCAGTGCGTCCCGTACGTCGAGCAGCCGGCGCCGGGCGTCGGCGAGGCCCTCGCGCGGGGCGTCGGCGAGCCAGGAGGCGGCGACGGCGCGCAGGGCGGTGGCGTCCCGCAGCCCGCCCCGCGCCTCCTTCAGATCCGGTTCCAGCAGGAACTGCAGCTCGCCCTGGCGGGCGGCGCGTTCGGCGCACAGCTCCCGCAGTTCGGGCAGGCGCTCGGGGGCCTGTTCGCGCCAGTCGGCCAGCACGGCCGCGCGCAGCCGGGCGGCGAGTTCGAGGTCGCCCGCGAGGTGGCGGGCGTCCAGCAGGCCGAGCTGGACCTTGAGGTCCTCGCCGGCCGTCCGGCGGGCCTCGGCCGGGGTGCGGACGGAGTGGTCGAGGGCGAGGCCGAGGTCCCAGACGGGGTACCAGAGACGGTCGGCGAGGGCGGCCACCGCCCGGGGATCGCCGCCGTCGTGCAGCAGGAGGAGGTCCAGGTCGCTGCGCGGGGACAGCTCGCCGCGGCCGTAGCCGCCGACGGCGACCAGCGCCACGCCCTTGAGCCCGGCCGCTCCCGCGTCGAAGAGGCCGGCCAGCCAGCCGTCCGTCAGTTCGGCGAGGGCCGTACGGCGCGGCGGCCCGGACCGCGTCCCCTCGGTGAGGAGGCGCAGCCGGGCCGCCGCGTAGCCGCCGGGTCCCGAGTCCTCTGCTTCTTTCGTCACGTCCGTACTCGTCACCCGGTGGGCTCCTGTTCTGTGGCGGGTCAGAGGGCGTCCGGACCGCGCTCGCCGGTGCGGACCCGTACGGCCGTCTCGACCGGGACCGCCCAGACCTTGCCGTCGCCGATCTTGCCGGTGCGGGCCGCCTTGACCACGACGTCGATGAGCTGGTCGGCGTCGTCGTCCTCGACCAGCACCTCGATGCGGACCTTGGGGACGAGGTCGACGGTGTACTCGGCGCCCCGGTAGACCTCGGTGTGGCCGCGCTGGCGGCCGTAGCCGCTGGCCTCGGTGACGGTCAGGCCGTGCACGCCGAACGCCTGGAGGGCCTCCTTGATCTCGTCCAGCCGGTGCGGCTTGACGACGGCGGTGATGAGCTTCATGCGTCCACCTTCCTGTTCTCTGCCGGGACGGCCACGGGGGCCGGCGCGGCGGCCGTGCGGGCGGCGCCGCCCCCGGCTCCGCTGAAGTCGTATGCGGTCTCGGCGTGTTCGGCCTGGTCGATACCGGCCACCTCGTCGTCCTCCGATACCCGCATGCCGATCGTCTTGTCGAGGAGGAGGGCGAGGACCGCGGAGACGACCAGGGAGTAGGCGAGGACCGCGAAGACACCGGCGCACTGCTTCCAGAACTGGTCCAGGCCGCCGCCGTAGAAGAGGCCCGCGACGTCGGACTGGCCCTTGCCGGTGGCGAAGAAGCCGACCAGGAGGGAGCCGGCGATGCCGCCGACGAGGTGGACGCCGATGACGTCGAGGGAGTCGTCGTAGCCGAACCGGTACTTCAGGCCGACGGCCATGGCGCACAGCAGACCGGCGACGGCACCGACGGCGATCGCGCCGAGCGGGGAGACCGCGCCGCCGGCCGGGGTGATGGCGACCAGGCCCGCGACCGCGCCGGAGGCGGCGCCCAGCGTGGTGAACGCGCCGTGGCGGATCTTCTCGTAGGCGAGCCAGGCCAGCATGGCGGCACCGGTGGCGACCTGGGTGTTGACGAACATCAGCGCGCCGACGCCGTCGTCGTTGCCGAGCCAGGAGCCGGCGTTGAAGCCGAACCAGCCGAACCACAGCAGACCGGCGCCGAGCATGACCAGCGGCAGGCTGTGCGGGCGCATCGGGTCCTTCTTGAAGCCGATGCGCTTGCCGATGACGAGGATCACGCCGAGCGCCGCCGCACCGGCGTTGATGTGCACCGCCGTACCACCGGCGAAGTCGATCACGCCCAGCTCGAAGGCCCAGCCGCCGGCGCCCCACACCCAGTGGGCGACCGGGAAGTAGACGACCGTGGCCCACAGGGCGACGAACAGCGCCCACGCCGTGAACTTCACCCGGTCGGCGAGGGCGCCGCTGATCAGGGCGGGGGTGAGGACGGCGAACATGAGCTGGAAGACCAGGAAGACGAAGACGGGGATGGTGTAGCCGTCCCAGAGCTCGGTCAGGCCGATGCCGCTCAGGCCGACCCAGTCGGAGTTCCAGCCGATGAGGCCGGCGGAGTCCGTGCCGAAGGCGAGGGAGAAGCCGTACAGCACCCACAGGACGGTGACGATCCCGAGGCTGATGAAGCTCATCATCAGCATGTTCAGGGTGCTCTTGACGCGGACCATGCCTCCGTAGAAGAAGGCCAGGGCCGGGGTCATCAGCATCACCAGGGCGGAGCAGATGAGCATGAAGCCTGTGTTGGCGGCAGAGAGCTCCGTCTCTGCGGCAAGCGTGATGGCTGGAGCCATCGGCGTCTCCTCGTCGTTGGTACGGCCCCGTGCGGGCGAAGCCAGAGCGGAGTGAGGGGTGGGCCGGTTGTGCGCCATGACATTGGCGCAGCGCGGTTTCGGTGGGTGCCCCTCGTTGTTTCGCCGCCGTGACGAAGGCGCCGTGCGTGTTACGCGTCGATGAACCGTGGGATGCGCGGCCGCGCGATCGTTGTCGTGGCGCAACCGACGGAACCGGCCGCGGCGGCCTTCCGCTGACCTGGCGTGGGGGGAGCCGAGTCGGGCAGTTCGGGAAGGCCGGCCGCGGCCGGGGCTTGCGGGCGGTCAGACCGCCACGGGGGTCTCGGGCAGCTCGACGGCGAGCCGCTCGGAGAGGTCGGCGACCTCGGCGAGGTCGCCGAAGTCGCGTACGGCCGTGTCGACCGTCTTGCGGATCCGGGTGTTGACGCGTTCGGAGCGGACCTTGGCGGCGATGCCCATGGCCTCCTTGGCGTAGACCGTGCTCTCTTCCGGTTCCCGCCGCAGGAGGTGCACGGTGGCCATGCCGATGAGGTTCAGCGCGTACGACCGCTGGTGTTCGCCGTCCTTCTCGAACAGCTCCACGGCCCGCCGCATCAAAGGCTCGGCCAGGGAGGCGTAGGCCGGGCTGCGGCCGGCGACATAGGCGAGGTCGCGGAAGGAGTGGGAGTTCTCGCCGTGCAGTTCGGCCTCGGAGAAGAAGCGGATCCAGTCGGGGTCCGGCTCGTCCCACTCGTCGGCGTCGGCGAAGGTGTCCTCGGCCAGCCGCACGGCCCGCTGGCACTTGCCGGGCTGGCCCATGTTGGCGTAGGCGCGGGCCTCCATCGCATACAGCATCGACTGGGTGCGCGGGCCGGCGCAGTCCCTGCTGCCGTACTGGGCGAGGTGGATGAGCTCCAGCGCGTCGTCGGGCCGGCCGAGGTGGATCATCTGCCGGCTCATGCTGGAGAGGATGTAGGAGCCGAGCGGCCGGTCGCCCGCCTCCTTGGCCGCGTGCAGGGCGAGGACGAAGTACTTCTGCGCGGTGGGCTGGAGCCCGACGTCGTACGACATCCAGCCGGCGAGCTCGGCCAGCTCGGCGGCGACCTTGAACAGCGTGCGGCGCGCGGCCTCGGGCTGGGGTTCCTGGAGGAGGTCGGTCACCTCGTGGAGCTGGCCGACGACGGCCTTGCGGCGCAGGCCGCCACCGCACTGGGCGTCCCACCGCCGGAACATCACCGTGGTCGTCTCCAGCAGGTCCAGCTCCGGCTTGGACAGGCGTCCCCGCGCCCGCGTGGCAGGGGCCGGGTCGGGCTCGGGCTGCGGGGCCTGCGGCGAGGGGACGAGCCAGCGCTGCATGGGTTCGATGAGGGACGGGCCCGCGGAGAGGGCCAGCGAGCTCCCGAGGAAGCCGCGCCGCGCCAGCATCAGGTCGCTGCGCGAGAACTCGCTGAGCAGGGCCACGGTCTGCGGGCCCGTCCAGGGCAGATCGACGCCGGTCGCGGAGGGGAGCGGGCGGGAGATGCGCAGCCCCAGGTCCTCGACGGAGACGACGACGCCGAAGCGCTCGGAGAACAGCTCGGACAGGATGCGCGGGATGGGCTCGCGCGGATTCTCCCCGTCGAGCCAGCGGCGCACGCGGGAGGTGTCCGTGGAGATGTGGTTGGCGCCGAGCTGGCGGGCGCGGCGGTTGACCTGGCGGGCGAGCTCCCCCTTGGACCAGCCGCTGCGCACGAACCATGACGTCAGCAGCTCGTTGGGGCGCTTCTCGGCGTTCACGGCGTCTCCAGTGTGCGCAGCGTGTCCAGCGCTCGTCCCGCTTCCGCCGTTGCCGCCCACTCGAACGCCCCCATCCCTGAGACCACTTGGCGCCCGGTGCGCCAAGCCTTACCAGAATGCCGTCGGGTACGGCCGTCCGTCCGGCGGTTGCCGCCCCTGGAGCGGAGAGCCGCCTTGCCTCCGGCATACCCATGTGTGCATGTGCCTCCAGGCAGTGAACACACACAGTAATCCTACGATCACCCGTCCAGCCCCACGGTTCCCGGAAACGCCACCATTCGCCACCCCATCGAATGAACGCAGAGCAACCTTCGCGCGATTCACTTGACAGAGGCCGGAACAGGGTGAGCGCGGCGGTACGCACCGGGGCGTGCGCCACCCGGCCCGCGACCCCGAGTGCCACAAGGCGCTGACTGAAGTGCGCGGCGCTGGGGATGTGGAAGCAGAGAGTCACACCATGCGTCCGTTGCGTAACCATCGGTACGCCGGACCCGTTGGAGGGGGTATGGGGTTCACCATCGGCAGCAGTCGAGGAATCCGCGACATCCGGTCCGGCTCGCGCCGCCGCGGCCGTTCGTCGGAGTGCACGGCCGTGGCCGAGTTCACCGGACTGTGGGGCTGGGACGTGGTGCCGGGAGCGCGGGCCGCCGCGGGCGCCTGCTCCTGCGGCCGCGGCGACTGCCGGGCCCCGGGCGCGCACCCGCTGGGCTTCGCGCCGGAGATCCCCGCCGGATCCACGCTGGACGAGGTGACCAAGGCATGGGCCGAGGTCTCCGGCGCCTCCGTGATGCTCCCGGTCGGCCGGGCCTTCGACGTGATCGAGGTGGCGGAGCCGGCCGGGCGCCGGGCCCTGACCCGGCTGGAGCGGATGGGCCTGCCGCTCGGTCCGGTCGCGGCGACCCCCGAGGGCCGCGCCCACTTCTTCGTCGCCCCGGGCGGCGCCGCCGAGCTGCCCCGGCTGCTGTACCGCCTGGGCTGGGACACCCCCTCCACCCTCGACCTGCGCGGCCTGGGCCCGGGTGCGTACATCACGGCCCCGCCCTCCGACCGCGGCGGGCTGGGCCCGGTGCGCTGGCTGCGCCCGCCCGCTCTCGACTCGGCGACCAGGCCGCCGGAGGCACGGCTGCTGCTGGGGACCCTGGCCCATCTGGCGCACCGGTCACGGGCCTAGGTTCACTGCTCTGCGACCACGTCGTCGCGGCTGACGGGCGGCTGCCCGGGTGCCCCCGGGGTGTGCCGCCCGGTGCCGCGGCAGGCAGTGCCGCCCGCCCCGGCACCAGATGGCCCGGCGACGCGGCCGAGCGGGTCCGCCGCAGGCGCTGCGGGGCGGGCGGGAATCGTCAACCGGAGGGGCGGGCGGGAATCGTCAACCGGGCCGCTGCGCTTCCCGGCCCGCACGGCGAAGCGCCCGCTCCCGGCTGACTCTCGGGGCGGGCGCCTCTGGGTGAGCGGTCACCGGGGCCGGCGACCGGGTCTTCGTGCACGGTAACCGCGTCTCAGTCACCGATCAGCGCGGCCACGAACGCCTCCGGCTCGAACGGCGCGAGGTCGTCCGCGCCCTCACCGAGGCCGACCAGCTTGACCGGCACGCCCAGCTCCCGCTGCACGGCGACCACGATGCCGCCCTTGGCGGTGCCGTCCAGCTTGGTGAGCACGATGCCGGTGATGTCGACGACCTCGGCGAAGACACGGGCCTGGACCAGGCCGTTCTGGCCGGTGGTGGCGTCGAGCACGAGCAGCACCTCGTCCAGCGGGGCGTGCTTCTCCACCACGCGCTTGACCTTGCCCAGCTCGTCCATGAGGCCGGTCTTGGTGTGCAGGCGGCCGGCGGTGTCGATGAGGACGACGTCGGCGCCGATCTCCTTGCCCTCCTTGACCGCGTCGAAGGCCACAGAGGCCGGGTCGCCGCCCTCGGGACCGCGCACGGTGTGGGCGCCGACCCGCTCACCCCAGGTCTGGAGCTGGTCGGCGGCGGCGGCACGGAAGGTGTCGGCGGCGCCCAGGACGACGGAGTTGCCGTCGGCCACCAGGACGCGGGCGAGCTTGCCGGTGGTGGTGGTCTTGCCGGTGCCGTTGACACCGACGACCATCACGATGCCGGGCTTGCGGCCCTCGGGCTCGGTCCGGACGGTGCGGTCCAGGTCCGGGCCGATCAGCGTGAGCAGCTCCTCGCGCAGCAGGCCGCGCAGCTCCTGCGGCGTGCGGGTGCCGAGCACCTTCACGCGCTCGCGCAGCCGCTCGACCAGCTCCTGGGTGGGCTGCACACCGACATCGGCGGTCAGCAGCGTGTCCTCGATCTCCTCCCAGGTGTCCTCGTCGAGGTGCTCGCGGGACAGCAGCGTGAGCAGACCCCTGCCCAGGGCGTTCTGGGAGCGGGACAGGCGGGCGCGGAGCCGGATCAGACGGCCGGCGGTCGGCTCGGGCACCTCGATCGCGGGCACTTCGAGCTCTTCGACGGCCGGGGGCTCCTCGACGGCGACGGGGCCGGTGCCGCCGTCCGGGAGGTCCACCTCCTCGACCGTCCGGCGCGGTTCGTCGCGCGGTGTCTCGGCCTCTTCGCCGACGTGCGGCTCGGCCGGTGGGGCGGTGATGTCGGGCGTCGTGGGCGGCGGCTGGGGCAGTTGCCGCTTCTTGCGGCGGCTGCCCACCACCAGCCCGCCGAGCGCGCCGAGCACGACCACGGCGATGACTACAGCAAGGATGACGATTTCCATAACTCGTCCAGTATCAGCCATGGGTCCCGAGGACACCCCGTTTGTGGCTTCACCCAAGGGACAAAGGGCCCTGGAGGGCAGGACTCGGAGCAAAGTACGATGGAAGACAGTGCGTCAACGCGCGTAGAGTCCCCGTCGTCGTCCCCACCGCCCCCTTCCGCTCCCCTCTCCTCCCCTTCTCTCCCTCCCCCGTCTTTCTCCACCTCCCCACCGCCCAGGGCCCGCAACCCATCGCCCCCGGGCGCGCCCCCCCCACGACCGAGGCACGGAAACCCGACTTTCATGAGCAAAACCGAGACCGAAGGCGCTCTGGAAACCCGCGGCATCGAGCAGGTGCCCGATCAGGAGCGCACCGCGCGCACGCGCGAGCTGTTCCCCACCTGGGTGGGCGCCAACATCAGCGTCCTGCTGCTCACGATGGGCGCGAGCCTCGTCGTGGCCTACCACCTGAACCTCTGGCAGGCACTCGTCGTCGCCGTAGCCGCGCCGATCGTGTCGTACGGCCTGGTCGGGCTGATCGGCATCGCGGGCAAGCGCGGCGGCGCGCCCGGCATGGCGCTGTCCCGCGCGGTGTTCGGGCAGCGCGGCAATCTGCTGCCGGGTTCGCTGATCTGGGTCGCCCGCTGGGGCTGGGAGACCATCAACGCCGTCACCGGCGCCTACGCCATGCTCTCCGTCCTGGACATCCTGTTCGGCATACGGGCCAACAGCGTCCTGGACATGGTGATGCTGCTGGCCTTCGTGGTGGCGACCTTCGCGATCTCCGGCCTCGGCATCAACGCGGTCCAGAAGTGCAACAAGTACGCGACGTACCTGTTCGGCGTCTTCTCGGTCCTGGTGCTGGTCTACCTGGTCGTCGACACGGACTGGGCGCGGGTCTTCGACCGGCCCGCCGGGTCGGTGGCCGCGGTGATCACCGGCGTGGGGCTGATCGCGGCGGGCGGCGTGAGCTGGATTCCGTCCGCCCCGGACTTCACGCGTTACC
It contains:
- a CDS encoding [protein-PII] uridylyltransferase — encoded protein: MTSTDVTKEAEDSGPGGYAAARLRLLTEGTRSGPPRRTALAELTDGWLAGLFDAGAAGLKGVALVAVGGYGRGELSPRSDLDLLLLHDGGDPRAVAALADRLWYPVWDLGLALDHSVRTPAEARRTAGEDLKVQLGLLDARHLAGDLELAARLRAAVLADWREQAPERLPELRELCAERAARQGELQFLLEPDLKEARGGLRDATALRAVAASWLADAPREGLADARRRLLDVRDALHLATGRATDRLALQEQDQVAAELGLLDADTLLRQVYEAARVIAYASDVTWREVGRVLRSRAVRPRLRTLARERGDFLRRAVTGDGRALSGGKPAAERSPLAEGVVEQDGEVVLARAARPERDPVLALRAAAAAAQAGLPLSPHAVRRLAATARPLPAPWPAEAREQLVTLLGSGRPTVEVWEALEAEGLITRLLPDWERVRCRPQRNAVHVWTVDRHLIETAVRAAAFTRRVSRPDLLLVAALLHDIGKGWPGDHSVAGEIIARDVAARIGFDHADVAVVATLVRHHLLLVETATRRDLDDPDTVRSVAEAVGSQGTLELLHALTEADALATGPAAWSSWRALLVADLVARVSAMLSGDAPADPEDAAPTAEQERLAIEAFRTGGPVLALRAQAEPAAGETAGEPEPLGVELLIAVPEQPGVLPAVAGVLAVHRLTVRTAELRSLPLPDGVDGSVLLLDWRVAAEYGSLPQAARLRADLVRALDGTLDIAARLAERDAAYPRRRGVVAPPPRVTVASAASRLATVIEVRAQDAPGLLFRIGRALEGAGVRVRSAHVSTLGANAVDAFYVTGAEGAPLPGKEAASVARSLEETLRA
- a CDS encoding P-II family nitrogen regulator → MKLITAVVKPHRLDEIKEALQAFGVHGLTVTEASGYGRQRGHTEVYRGAEYTVDLVPKVRIEVLVEDDDADQLIDVVVKAARTGKIGDGKVWAVPVETAVRVRTGERGPDAL
- a CDS encoding ammonium transporter — encoded protein: MAPAITLAAETELSAANTGFMLICSALVMLMTPALAFFYGGMVRVKSTLNMLMMSFISLGIVTVLWVLYGFSLAFGTDSAGLIGWNSDWVGLSGIGLTELWDGYTIPVFVFLVFQLMFAVLTPALISGALADRVKFTAWALFVALWATVVYFPVAHWVWGAGGWAFELGVIDFAGGTAVHINAGAAALGVILVIGKRIGFKKDPMRPHSLPLVMLGAGLLWFGWFGFNAGSWLGNDDGVGALMFVNTQVATGAAMLAWLAYEKIRHGAFTTLGAASGAVAGLVAITPAGGAVSPLGAIAVGAVAGLLCAMAVGLKYRFGYDDSLDVIGVHLVGGIAGSLLVGFFATGKGQSDVAGLFYGGGLDQFWKQCAGVFAVLAYSLVVSAVLALLLDKTIGMRVSEDDEVAGIDQAEHAETAYDFSGAGGGAARTAAAPAPVAVPAENRKVDA
- a CDS encoding bifunctional DNA primase/polymerase encodes the protein MGFTIGSSRGIRDIRSGSRRRGRSSECTAVAEFTGLWGWDVVPGARAAAGACSCGRGDCRAPGAHPLGFAPEIPAGSTLDEVTKAWAEVSGASVMLPVGRAFDVIEVAEPAGRRALTRLERMGLPLGPVAATPEGRAHFFVAPGGAAELPRLLYRLGWDTPSTLDLRGLGPGAYITAPPSDRGGLGPVRWLRPPALDSATRPPEARLLLGTLAHLAHRSRA
- the ftsY gene encoding signal recognition particle-docking protein FtsY, with protein sequence MEIVILAVVIAVVVLGALGGLVVGSRRKKRQLPQPPPTTPDITAPPAEPHVGEEAETPRDEPRRTVEEVDLPDGGTGPVAVEEPPAVEELEVPAIEVPEPTAGRLIRLRARLSRSQNALGRGLLTLLSREHLDEDTWEEIEDTLLTADVGVQPTQELVERLRERVKVLGTRTPQELRGLLREELLTLIGPDLDRTVRTEPEGRKPGIVMVVGVNGTGKTTTTGKLARVLVADGNSVVLGAADTFRAAAADQLQTWGERVGAHTVRGPEGGDPASVAFDAVKEGKEIGADVVLIDTAGRLHTKTGLMDELGKVKRVVEKHAPLDEVLLVLDATTGQNGLVQARVFAEVVDITGIVLTKLDGTAKGGIVVAVQRELGVPVKLVGLGEGADDLAPFEPEAFVAALIGD